One segment of Carya illinoinensis cultivar Pawnee chromosome 1, C.illinoinensisPawnee_v1, whole genome shotgun sequence DNA contains the following:
- the LOC122308735 gene encoding classical arabinogalactan protein 4-like, translating to MKMGVSGLQLFLILGLLASSCLAQGPAPSPKATPPTATPPTATPPTPVPSPPAPVPSPKKSPSPAPAPTTPAPAPTTHTPAPSTTAPTPASTKAPTPSSASPSPLSPAPTLSSPPSPSAPSPGPGTPSPEPPAAPPPSGAFSTSKAVVAGTALVGALFAVVLA from the coding sequence ATGAAGATGGGTGTTTCTGGGCTCCAACTCTTTCTCATCTTGGGTCTCTTGGCCTCCTCCTGCTTAGCCCAGGGTCCAGCGCCTTCACCAAAGGCAACGCCGCCAACTGCAACCCCGCCCACCGCTACACCTCCCACACCAGTCCCATCCCCGCCAGCACCAGTGCCGTCCCCTAAAAAATCTCCATCTCCAGCCCCAGCTCCAACCACGCCCGCCCCAGCTCCGACCACTCACACCCCAGCTCCTTCCACAACTGCACCAACCCCGGCCTCGACCAAGGCTCCCACTCCCTCGTCGGCATCTCCCTCGCCCTTGTCCCCTGCTCCCACCTTATCTTCACCCCCTTCACCCTCTGCTCCTTCTCCCGGCCCCGGAACTCCCTCACCCGAGCCACCGGCGGCTCCTCCCCCGAGTGGTGCATTCTCTACTAGCAAAGCTGTCGTTGCTGGGACCGCTCTTGTTGGAGCTTTGTTCGCCGTGGTTCTGGCTTAG